The Chitinophaga flava genome has a segment encoding these proteins:
- a CDS encoding alkene reductase, with product MTDEMKLLSPLEKAGHSFANRVVMAPMSRRRSEQGISGAIVARYYGQRAGAGLIIAENSAVAANGVGYLDAPGIYNDVQLAAWKKVVDEVHQQGGKIFVQLVHTGRIGHPLNQGGELLVAPSALIAEGQIRVPGDLHLPMAQPEVLSTADAAALVQAHVEAAVNAIAIGFDGVEIHGAHGFLPEQFLHPLTNQRTDRYGGSIANRSRFLLEIMEGVVAAIGKERTGVRLSPFAEINGLPAYEEEEATHLYIIEALQQLDVLYVHLSDQSGGGSAPITKDYLKAVRQRFHNLVILAGGQTAASGEALLQAGLVDMIAFGRPFIANPDLVDRFRHNIPLTAPDTATFYQGGEKGYTDYPTAAIVAV from the coding sequence ATGACAGACGAAATGAAACTACTGTCGCCGCTGGAGAAAGCCGGCCACAGCTTCGCAAACAGAGTAGTGATGGCGCCGATGAGCAGACGCCGTTCTGAGCAGGGGATTTCTGGAGCCATAGTGGCCCGCTATTACGGACAAAGGGCTGGTGCCGGTTTAATCATTGCAGAAAACAGCGCCGTAGCAGCTAACGGTGTCGGCTATCTGGATGCTCCCGGTATTTATAACGATGTACAGCTGGCAGCCTGGAAAAAGGTAGTGGATGAAGTGCATCAACAGGGCGGAAAAATTTTTGTGCAGCTGGTACATACCGGTCGCATTGGACACCCGCTGAATCAGGGTGGTGAACTGTTGGTGGCGCCTTCTGCCTTAATAGCCGAAGGACAGATCCGTGTGCCGGGAGATCTTCATTTACCCATGGCACAACCGGAAGTGCTGAGCACTGCCGATGCAGCAGCGCTGGTACAGGCACATGTGGAGGCCGCTGTAAATGCTATCGCTATTGGATTTGACGGTGTAGAGATACATGGAGCACATGGTTTTTTGCCGGAGCAGTTCCTGCATCCGCTCACTAACCAGCGGACAGACCGCTATGGTGGCAGCATCGCCAACCGCAGCCGTTTTCTGCTGGAGATTATGGAAGGTGTGGTAGCTGCTATCGGTAAGGAACGTACAGGCGTACGCTTATCTCCTTTTGCAGAGATCAATGGTTTGCCGGCATATGAAGAAGAGGAAGCGACACATCTGTATATCATCGAAGCATTGCAGCAACTGGATGTTTTGTATGTGCATCTGTCTGATCAGTCTGGAGGCGGCTCTGCGCCTATTACGAAAGATTATCTGAAAGCTGTACGTCAGCGTTTTCACAACCTGGTGATACTGGCAGGCGGACAAACCGCTGCGTCCGGAGAAGCTTTGCTGCAGGCCGGACTGGTGGATATGATTGCTTTCGGCAGACCGTTTATTGCCAATCCTGATCTGGTAGATCGTTTCCGGCATAATATCCCGCTGACGGCGCCCGATACAGCCACTTTTTATCAGGGAGGAGAAAAAGGGTACACTGATTACCCAACGGCAGCCATTGTAGCTGTATAA
- a CDS encoding DUF1266 domain-containing protein, with the protein MNPLLQNNPYERPFPVKARWRNFEAFKTAQPLLYALAIFVFTLAVVSLFYIIVLLQKLMNEHTMPTQPQWIAICVFLFLTSSFILIARYLCNLPIREQQQYYKASGTTWLSEDKRQALRLHVVDMFYSGYWSETLEYCPLAALQGSGKYYALKPLDAAIFKKSLDHDWGVLTKENYRKVSQQLLTKGYHAEIFAVTLNLRNQDQVVSKRLAALTHLSEVYILDCLQSRPGGRPPKLIWGYECWRAIVVARNAFMAGHITADEAWHDMLLAADYVFELFDSFEDFNNNYRLGNAFWSDSYDVTSEKIKYYNLFKEECKWPMAQLPWPAPKGTKLPSAMANGYFNEVTIAKSLRQQPGGLN; encoded by the coding sequence ATGAACCCGTTGTTACAAAACAACCCATACGAAAGACCATTCCCTGTAAAAGCCCGCTGGCGTAATTTTGAAGCCTTCAAAACGGCCCAGCCGCTGTTATACGCCCTGGCAATATTTGTGTTCACACTGGCAGTAGTATCTCTCTTTTATATCATTGTGCTGCTGCAAAAACTGATGAACGAACACACCATGCCAACCCAGCCACAGTGGATCGCCATCTGTGTATTCCTGTTTCTGACAAGCTCTTTTATCCTGATTGCGCGCTACCTCTGCAACCTGCCGATAAGGGAGCAGCAGCAATATTATAAGGCTAGTGGCACTACCTGGCTAAGCGAAGATAAAAGGCAGGCATTGCGCCTGCATGTGGTAGATATGTTCTACTCCGGTTACTGGAGCGAAACGCTGGAATATTGTCCTCTGGCTGCTTTGCAGGGCAGCGGGAAATATTATGCGCTGAAACCTTTGGATGCGGCCATCTTCAAGAAGTCGCTGGACCACGATTGGGGTGTACTGACCAAGGAGAATTACCGGAAAGTGTCACAGCAGCTACTTACCAAGGGTTATCATGCAGAAATCTTTGCAGTGACGCTGAACCTGCGGAACCAGGACCAGGTTGTGAGTAAGCGGCTGGCAGCGCTTACCCATCTTTCGGAGGTCTATATCCTCGATTGCCTGCAATCGCGCCCTGGTGGCCGTCCGCCTAAGCTGATATGGGGATATGAATGCTGGCGTGCCATCGTGGTGGCCAGAAATGCGTTTATGGCCGGCCATATCACAGCAGACGAAGCCTGGCATGATATGCTGCTTGCCGCCGATTATGTGTTTGAGTTATTCGACAGTTTTGAGGATTTTAATAACAACTATCGGCTGGGAAATGCCTTCTGGAGCGATTCCTATGATGTTACCAGCGAAAAGATAAAATACTATAACCTCTTTAAAGAGGAATGTAAATGGCCGATGGCCCAGTTGCCATGGCCTGCCCCCAAAGGCACAAAATTACCTTCCGCTATGGCCAACGGTTATTTTAATGAAGTAACCATCGCCAAAAGCCTGCGGCAGCAGCCCGGCGGGCTCAACTAA
- a CDS encoding YciI family protein, with the protein MKEFLFIIRGEDEPGTASPAEMQQHLEHWQQWLGELIQTGHFVAGHQLATEGKTVISTTTITDRPLAEGKELIAGYLILRATNAAAAAGLAQACPSLRYGCTIEVREIRHLESE; encoded by the coding sequence ATGAAAGAATTTCTGTTTATCATTCGGGGCGAAGATGAGCCCGGCACAGCGTCTCCTGCCGAGATGCAGCAACATCTTGAGCACTGGCAGCAATGGCTGGGCGAACTCATTCAGACAGGTCATTTTGTAGCAGGCCACCAGCTGGCAACGGAAGGTAAAACGGTGATCAGTACTACAACCATCACTGACAGACCGCTGGCAGAAGGAAAAGAACTGATAGCCGGTTACCTGATCCTCAGAGCCACCAACGCAGCTGCAGCCGCCGGGCTGGCTCAGGCTTGCCCCAGCCTACGCTATGGCTGCACTATTGAAGTTCGGGAAATAAGACATCTGGAAAGTGAGTAA
- a CDS encoding DNA alkylation repair protein — protein MEPLKEMFNRAFYRHFAGVFADADKKFNATAFLQDVTENLESRELNARLRHTSLMLGKHLPQSFSKATDVLFRAAPSLKTGYTAMVLPDFVALYGKAHFDRSMEALKYFTTLGSAEFAIREFLKEDFNRTLQTMHQWAKDDDHHVRRLASEGSRPRLPWSFKLDAVIKDPSLTRGILESLKADESLYVRKSVANHLNDISKDNSHYMLQLVKGWDADHPHTGWIIKHASRTLIKKGDKDSLSVFNFEKNVKVSLDKFKLSQSSIQLGDTMEFAFQLTSEKSTPQKLVIDYVVHYPKSSGERSQKVFKLKEAVLPPGETIRFSKKQQFKDMTTRKHYAGKHIIAIQVNGKILAEKTFELKI, from the coding sequence ATGGAGCCACTGAAGGAAATGTTTAATCGCGCATTCTACCGGCATTTTGCGGGTGTTTTTGCAGATGCGGATAAAAAATTTAATGCAACAGCGTTTTTGCAGGACGTAACAGAGAACCTGGAAAGCCGCGAGCTGAATGCCCGCCTGCGGCATACTTCATTGATGCTGGGCAAACATCTTCCCCAGAGTTTTTCCAAAGCAACAGATGTCCTGTTCCGTGCAGCACCTTCCCTGAAAACAGGCTATACGGCGATGGTGCTGCCTGATTTTGTGGCGTTGTATGGAAAAGCTCATTTTGATCGTTCCATGGAAGCGCTGAAATACTTTACAACACTGGGTTCTGCGGAGTTTGCCATCCGGGAGTTCCTGAAAGAAGATTTTAACAGGACCCTGCAGACCATGCATCAATGGGCGAAAGATGATGATCATCATGTGAGAAGACTGGCTTCTGAAGGCAGCAGGCCCAGGCTTCCCTGGTCTTTTAAGCTCGATGCTGTCATTAAAGATCCTTCCCTGACGCGTGGTATACTGGAATCACTGAAAGCAGATGAATCCCTGTATGTAAGAAAATCAGTAGCCAATCATCTCAATGATATCTCCAAAGATAACAGCCATTATATGCTGCAGCTGGTGAAGGGCTGGGATGCTGATCATCCGCATACCGGCTGGATTATTAAACATGCCAGCCGTACGCTTATCAAAAAAGGTGACAAGGATTCACTCAGTGTCTTCAATTTTGAGAAGAATGTAAAAGTTAGCCTGGACAAATTTAAGCTGAGCCAATCCTCCATCCAGCTGGGTGATACGATGGAGTTTGCGTTTCAGCTGACCAGCGAAAAATCTACTCCGCAGAAGCTGGTGATAGACTATGTAGTGCATTATCCTAAATCATCCGGAGAACGGTCGCAGAAGGTTTTTAAACTGAAGGAAGCGGTGCTTCCTCCCGGAGAAACAATACGGTTCTCCAAAAAACAACAGTTTAAAGACATGACTACGCGTAAGCACTACGCCGGAAAACATATAATCGCTATACAGGTGAATGGAAAGATCCTCGCCGAAAAGACATTTGAGCTGAAGATCTAG
- a CDS encoding peptidase associated/transthyretin-like domain-containing protein yields MSILHPVKGTILLFVLVLLQLAATGQVRVSGTIYDRTGRFGMAGVSVMSNSGAGTVTDSAGRYSIRLPLTDSISFSYQGKATMKFPVNEIHPNRPFDMKLHVDIRMLPTVDVSANKLKDYSQDSLEHRNEYRKVFDYAPQLLTGANSGQAGVGINLDMIFNAKKIKRMEAFRELLERDEQEKYVDHRFTKVLVKKITGLESPALDAFMKQYRPSYEMFRYFRNDYEYYLYIRDNGRYFARVWELEHPTVKDPAGLHILPGQ; encoded by the coding sequence ATGAGCATTTTACATCCGGTGAAAGGAACGATATTACTCTTTGTGTTAGTCTTGTTGCAGCTGGCTGCAACAGGGCAGGTACGTGTGAGCGGCACCATATACGATCGTACGGGTCGTTTTGGGATGGCCGGTGTAAGTGTGATGAGTAATTCCGGCGCCGGCACCGTAACCGACTCGGCGGGCCGCTACAGTATCAGATTACCACTCACAGATTCCATCAGTTTTTCCTACCAGGGTAAGGCCACCATGAAATTTCCGGTCAATGAGATACACCCCAACCGTCCGTTTGACATGAAGCTGCATGTGGATATACGGATGTTGCCCACAGTGGATGTATCGGCCAACAAACTGAAAGATTATAGCCAGGACTCACTGGAACACCGCAACGAATACCGGAAAGTATTTGATTATGCACCACAGCTGCTCACCGGCGCTAACAGCGGTCAGGCAGGAGTGGGCATCAATCTGGATATGATCTTCAATGCCAAAAAAATCAAGCGCATGGAGGCTTTCCGGGAACTGCTCGAACGGGATGAACAGGAGAAGTATGTAGATCACCGGTTCACTAAAGTACTTGTCAAAAAAATCACTGGCCTGGAATCCCCTGCACTGGATGCTTTTATGAAACAATACCGGCCTTCCTATGAAATGTTCCGTTATTTCCGGAACGACTATGAATACTATCTCTATATCCGCGACAATGGCCGTTATTTTGCCAGGGTATGGGAGCTGGAACACCCCACCGTTAAGGATCCTGCCGGCCTGCATATTCTCCCCGGTCAGTAG
- a CDS encoding SDR family NAD(P)-dependent oxidoreductase — protein MKRFENKVVLITGGNSGIGKASAILAAREGAKVMIADLKLNQQTLDEILQEGTAAAFVQCDVSKPEDMEKAVAETVALFGRLDVALNNAGIVDAAPIHEKTIEEWHKVTSVNLSGVFYGMKYEIAQMRQQPGGGAIVNVGSIMSQVGEIGIAAYTASKHGLVGMTKVAALENGTANIRINTIGPGYIETPLLMDNASAESKAYMESKHAMKRLGKPEEIAKAFLFLASDDASFCTGAYLPVDGGYLCQ, from the coding sequence ATGAAACGTTTTGAGAATAAGGTAGTGCTGATCACCGGTGGCAACTCCGGTATAGGCAAGGCATCCGCCATATTAGCCGCCCGTGAAGGCGCCAAAGTGATGATTGCAGACCTCAAACTGAATCAGCAAACACTGGATGAAATATTACAGGAAGGAACAGCAGCGGCCTTTGTGCAATGCGACGTATCCAAGCCGGAAGATATGGAAAAGGCCGTTGCGGAAACGGTAGCCCTCTTTGGCAGGCTGGACGTGGCACTCAACAACGCCGGTATTGTGGATGCGGCCCCTATCCATGAAAAAACCATTGAAGAATGGCATAAGGTAACCAGTGTCAATCTCAGCGGTGTATTCTACGGCATGAAATATGAAATCGCCCAGATGCGCCAACAGCCTGGTGGTGGCGCCATTGTCAATGTAGGCTCTATCATGAGCCAGGTCGGAGAAATCGGTATCGCTGCCTACACCGCTTCCAAACACGGACTGGTGGGCATGACCAAAGTAGCCGCACTGGAAAATGGTACCGCCAATATCCGTATTAACACCATTGGCCCGGGTTATATAGAAACACCGTTGCTGATGGACAACGCATCGGCTGAAAGCAAGGCCTATATGGAATCCAAACATGCCATGAAACGACTCGGCAAACCGGAAGAAATCGCCAAAGCCTTTTTATTCCTGGCCTCCGATGATGCCAGTTTCTGCACAGGCGCCTATCTTCCGGTAGATGGTGGTTATCTCTGTCAGTAA
- a CDS encoding RNA polymerase sigma factor, translating to MSKPSHIHQAVNHLFRQASGKMVAVLVKIFGPENYSLVEDVVQDALLKGLETWKFNGIPDNPEAWLFRVAKNKAIDIIRKEKHYYNFDFSYTEKLALSTEYTLATTIDQHWQEQHIKDDFLGMMFACCLPEISPESQITFMLKSLCGFSTKEIARAFLTTEDTISKRLYRTKEYFRTNHIKPRIPSPDQLPQQLHAVLNCIYLLFNEGYSATHNNKLVREDIIEQALFLCQQLLDNEYTRQPRTCALMALLCFHTARVAGRLTPDGALIPLAAQDRRLWDQSLIRAGNDWMNKAASGQDVSSFHLEAAIAYQHCIAPDYAATNWKVILSYYDALLSLTHDPVVVLNRSIVLLESAGPQQALQALQTLEGHRQMTRYYLYHAVLGEIYKRLGEKEKAVACFEQARVLTTSTQEQGFLAKKIAEC from the coding sequence GTGAGTAAGCCATCACATATTCATCAGGCGGTCAACCATCTTTTCAGGCAGGCGTCCGGAAAGATGGTGGCTGTGCTGGTGAAAATATTCGGTCCGGAAAACTACAGCCTGGTAGAGGATGTGGTACAGGATGCCCTGTTGAAAGGCCTGGAGACCTGGAAGTTCAATGGAATTCCGGACAACCCCGAAGCCTGGCTCTTCCGCGTGGCTAAAAACAAGGCGATTGATATTATCCGCAAGGAAAAACATTACTACAACTTCGACTTTTCCTATACCGAAAAACTGGCCTTATCAACAGAATACACGTTGGCCACCACCATCGACCAACACTGGCAGGAACAACATATTAAAGATGATTTTCTGGGGATGATGTTTGCCTGTTGTCTTCCCGAAATTTCACCGGAGAGCCAGATCACTTTTATGCTGAAATCACTCTGCGGCTTCAGCACCAAAGAGATCGCCCGTGCTTTCCTGACTACAGAAGATACTATCTCCAAAAGACTGTACCGTACCAAAGAATATTTCAGGACTAATCATATCAAACCGCGGATACCTTCACCAGATCAGCTTCCACAGCAGCTCCATGCAGTACTGAACTGTATCTATCTGCTGTTTAATGAAGGGTACAGTGCCACTCATAACAACAAACTGGTCCGGGAAGATATCATTGAACAGGCGCTGTTTTTATGTCAACAGTTGCTGGACAATGAGTACACCAGGCAACCGCGGACCTGTGCACTCATGGCCCTGCTTTGTTTTCATACCGCCCGTGTCGCAGGCAGACTTACGCCCGACGGCGCCCTCATTCCGCTGGCAGCCCAGGACCGCCGGCTATGGGACCAGTCGCTTATCCGTGCCGGCAACGACTGGATGAACAAAGCTGCCTCCGGCCAGGATGTTTCCTCTTTTCATCTGGAAGCTGCCATTGCATATCAGCACTGTATCGCACCCGATTATGCGGCTACCAACTGGAAAGTCATCCTTTCCTATTACGACGCGCTGCTCAGCCTCACCCACGACCCAGTAGTGGTGCTGAACCGCAGCATCGTACTCCTGGAATCAGCCGGCCCGCAACAGGCCCTGCAGGCGCTCCAAACACTGGAAGGACACCGGCAGATGACACGTTATTATCTTTATCATGCTGTGCTGGGAGAAATCTACAAACGCCTGGGAGAAAAAGAAAAGGCGGTAGCCTGTTTTGAACAGGCAAGGGTGCTTACCACCTCCACACAGGAACAGGGTTTTCTAGCTAAGAAAATAGCGGAATGCTGA
- a CDS encoding YciI family protein, which produces MKQEFMLYIRNAGDAKAAMTAAQHLEFVKKCEVYIKRLQEADQLIAAQPLLHSGWLLSKSKTGWKSTAIDPAKEIQVGYYHIRAFDLEEAIAIAKDNPEFEYVPSATIEVRPVKTTEEETGFQYPENE; this is translated from the coding sequence ATGAAACAGGAATTCATGCTTTACATCCGCAATGCAGGCGACGCCAAAGCCGCTATGACAGCAGCTCAGCACCTGGAATTCGTAAAGAAATGTGAAGTATATATCAAACGCCTGCAGGAAGCAGATCAGCTGATAGCAGCCCAGCCACTGTTACACAGCGGCTGGCTGCTCTCTAAAAGTAAAACCGGCTGGAAAAGCACCGCCATCGATCCTGCAAAGGAAATACAGGTGGGCTATTATCATATCAGGGCCTTTGATCTGGAAGAAGCTATTGCTATTGCCAAAGACAACCCTGAATTTGAATATGTGCCTTCCGCTACTATTGAGGTAAGGCCTGTTAAAACCACAGAAGAAGAGACGGGGTTCCAGTACCCCGAAAACGAATGA
- a CDS encoding FecR family protein, whose translation MPISKEQIARYLEGRCTQEEQRQITDYLYAHPEALEQVLDEQGWGEEMVLPEEQSDRMLSAIRKKTYGHNRRRILWSGIGAAAAAVTGLLVLSWHSNRQQPSPLAHTQITVQQPVYTTVQVYNGADSTIKLPDGSRITMKPAAVIRYDTAYAQYHRDLYLEGEAVFDVAKKASLPFTVHSGDVTTTALGTVFMVSAQEHAHCIKVRLMSGKVVVKTDGSSGTYLKPGQELAWEQGNRDVAVYAYAPVTKPAAPPVKLPEPTVQISNSHIEFIKCPVADVFSVLYQQYGIQINASSEDLKGCFFSGTLTGQQEADDIIHTIATLNQLTLTKDNTGYHISK comes from the coding sequence ATGCCCATTTCAAAAGAACAGATCGCACGATACCTGGAAGGTCGTTGTACTCAGGAAGAACAACGACAGATCACCGACTACCTGTATGCGCATCCGGAAGCGCTGGAACAGGTGCTGGATGAACAGGGATGGGGTGAAGAGATGGTATTGCCGGAAGAACAGTCGGACCGTATGTTATCGGCTATACGTAAGAAAACATACGGACACAACCGGCGCAGGATATTGTGGTCGGGAATAGGCGCTGCTGCAGCGGCCGTCACCGGGCTTCTGGTACTGAGCTGGCACAGCAACCGCCAGCAGCCGTCACCACTGGCACATACACAGATCACAGTACAGCAGCCGGTATATACTACTGTACAGGTGTATAACGGTGCCGATAGTACGATAAAACTACCGGATGGTTCCCGTATTACCATGAAACCTGCGGCTGTTATACGTTATGATACAGCGTATGCGCAATATCACCGCGATCTGTACCTGGAAGGGGAAGCTGTTTTTGACGTGGCTAAAAAGGCATCCTTACCGTTTACGGTTCATAGTGGGGACGTAACCACCACCGCGTTGGGAACAGTGTTTATGGTGAGTGCGCAGGAGCATGCCCATTGTATCAAAGTAAGGCTGATGAGCGGAAAGGTAGTGGTGAAAACAGACGGCTCATCCGGCACCTACCTGAAACCCGGGCAGGAACTGGCCTGGGAACAAGGCAACAGAGACGTGGCGGTATATGCCTACGCACCTGTCACTAAGCCGGCTGCTCCGCCTGTGAAGCTGCCGGAGCCAACCGTGCAGATCAGCAACAGCCATATTGAATTTATAAAATGCCCAGTAGCAGATGTATTCAGCGTATTATACCAGCAATACGGAATACAGATCAACGCCAGTTCCGAAGACCTGAAAGGATGTTTCTTCAGCGGAACACTCACCGGACAACAGGAAGCAGATGACATTATTCATACTATAGCAACATTAAACCAACTGACTTTGACAAAAGATAACACCGGTTATCACATCAGTAAATAA
- a CDS encoding RNA polymerase sigma-70 factor, translating to MPDILQLQLGNAAAFEAVYREYHTRVYAFMWRYTRDAEICEELVQEVFVKLWSSRKSLNPGLAFTTQLFQVAKTVFIDYHRRDSRRIRYINMTETLAEDAVIQPGVRDIALMRQLSTLIDTLPPIRREVFLLGKIQGLSYPEIARELSISPKTVEGHMSKALKFLRHRLGGLLHLCLLWLW from the coding sequence ATGCCTGATATTTTACAGTTACAGTTAGGGAATGCAGCCGCTTTTGAAGCCGTGTACCGGGAATACCATACCCGCGTATATGCGTTTATGTGGCGCTATACCCGTGATGCAGAGATCTGTGAAGAACTGGTACAGGAAGTATTTGTGAAACTATGGAGCAGCCGCAAAAGCCTTAACCCCGGGCTTGCTTTTACCACACAATTGTTTCAGGTAGCTAAAACCGTATTTATCGATTATCACCGGCGCGACAGCCGGCGTATCCGCTATATCAATATGACCGAGACCCTGGCTGAAGACGCTGTCATACAGCCAGGAGTAAGGGATATCGCCCTGATGCGGCAACTGTCTACACTGATAGACACGTTGCCGCCTATACGCAGGGAGGTGTTTCTGCTGGGAAAAATACAGGGGCTTTCCTATCCCGAAATAGCCCGTGAACTGTCTATCTCTCCCAAAACAGTAGAAGGGCATATGTCCAAAGCACTGAAATTTCTTCGTCACCGCCTGGGCGGTTTATTGCATTTATGTCTGTTGTGGCTGTGGTAA
- a CDS encoding TCR/Tet family MFS transporter: MHTTSKKAAISFIFITLLIDVMGWGLIIPVMADLIAQLKGIPVNEASTYGALLLSVFAITQFLFAPVVGNLSDRYGRRPVLLLSLLGFGVDYIILALAPAYSWLFIGRIIAGMTGASFTTATAYIADVSTDETSKAKNFGLIGAAFGLGFVLGPALGALLATWGIRAPFYAAAALCLLNCLYGYFLLPESLSKENRRPFDWRRANPFGSLRFLTRHPEIGGLALSFFLIYLGSQSVQGNWNFFTIYRFNWSEKMVGISLAVVGVLVGGVQAGLTRVVNPKIGNEKSIYLGLSLYTLGLVLFAFATQGWMMFAFLVPYCLGGICGPSLQSVISGHVPPNQQGELQGALTSLMSLTTIIGPLIMSSTFAYFTTDKAPFYFPGMHFLIGAVCMLFSIIITYKVLTREKKHNPELAGVIKGTSGFSDTPLH, from the coding sequence ATGCATACCACTTCCAAAAAAGCTGCTATCAGCTTTATTTTTATTACGTTATTAATCGATGTAATGGGTTGGGGGCTGATCATCCCGGTGATGGCCGACCTGATAGCCCAGCTGAAAGGCATTCCCGTTAATGAAGCCAGTACCTACGGCGCACTGTTATTATCTGTTTTTGCCATTACCCAGTTCCTGTTTGCCCCGGTAGTGGGCAACCTCAGCGACCGTTACGGCCGTCGTCCGGTGCTGCTGCTTTCCCTGCTGGGTTTTGGTGTTGACTACATCATTCTGGCTCTGGCGCCTGCTTATAGCTGGTTGTTTATCGGCCGTATCATCGCCGGTATGACCGGCGCCAGCTTTACAACAGCTACGGCCTATATTGCTGATGTGAGCACAGATGAAACTTCCAAAGCCAAAAATTTTGGCCTGATAGGCGCTGCCTTTGGGCTTGGTTTTGTGTTGGGCCCTGCATTGGGCGCTCTGCTGGCTACCTGGGGTATCCGCGCACCTTTCTATGCTGCTGCTGCTTTGTGCCTGTTGAACTGCTTATATGGCTACTTCCTGCTGCCTGAATCGCTGAGTAAAGAAAACCGTCGTCCGTTCGACTGGAGAAGAGCCAACCCATTTGGCTCCCTCAGATTCCTGACCCGGCATCCCGAAATCGGTGGGCTGGCACTCAGTTTCTTCCTGATTTACCTGGGCAGCCAGTCTGTACAGGGTAACTGGAACTTCTTCACTATCTATCGTTTTAACTGGAGCGAAAAAATGGTGGGTATTTCCCTGGCAGTAGTAGGTGTACTGGTAGGTGGTGTACAGGCAGGACTCACCAGAGTGGTGAATCCCAAGATAGGCAATGAGAAGAGCATCTACCTGGGGCTATCGTTATATACACTGGGCCTGGTACTGTTTGCCTTTGCTACCCAGGGATGGATGATGTTTGCTTTCCTGGTGCCTTACTGCCTCGGCGGTATCTGTGGTCCTTCCCTGCAATCCGTTATTTCCGGACATGTACCACCTAACCAGCAAGGTGAGCTGCAGGGTGCATTGACCAGCCTGATGAGTCTTACCACCATCATAGGCCCGCTGATTATGAGCAGCACCTTCGCCTATTTTACCACCGATAAAGCGCCTTTTTATTTTCCTGGTATGCACTTCCTGATCGGTGCGGTATGTATGTTGTTCAGTATCATCATCACCTACAAAGTACTTACGCGGGAAAAGAAACATAACCCCGAACTGGCAGGAGTGATCAAAGGAACGTCCGGCTTCAGTGATACTCCCCTGCATTGA
- a CDS encoding MarR family winged helix-turn-helix transcriptional regulator: MEIPVRRKLGLNLLRTFNWSYDQSQLFFAHYELTSQQYNVLKILHTAAHALSTSEILEQMEEKNAGVSRLVDRLVAKELVTKVPNPSDKRLVAVSITSTGLERLKKVDRNLDKLDHVYAALDDHEVTQLNRLLEKIRTTPPLFR; encoded by the coding sequence ATGGAAATACCTGTCCGGAGAAAACTGGGCCTCAACCTTCTCCGGACTTTCAACTGGTCCTATGATCAGTCTCAGCTTTTTTTTGCCCATTATGAACTGACATCCCAACAATATAATGTTTTAAAAATACTCCATACCGCCGCACATGCACTCTCCACTTCCGAAATACTGGAACAGATGGAAGAAAAAAATGCAGGCGTGTCAAGGCTGGTAGACCGGCTCGTGGCCAAAGAGCTGGTAACAAAAGTCCCCAACCCCAGCGACAAGCGCCTGGTAGCCGTTAGCATCACCAGCACCGGACTGGAACGTCTCAAAAAAGTGGACCGCAACCTGGACAAACTGGACCATGTATACGCAGCCCTGGATGATCACGAAGTAACACAGCTAAATCGTTTGCTGGAAAAAATCAGAACTACCCCTCCACTCTTCCGATAG
- a CDS encoding DUF4287 domain-containing protein: protein MSFQAYLDNIQTKTGKSPEDFRKLGEQKGFLQKGALAPGVKAGQIVAWLKEEYALGHGHAMAIYALFTGKKA from the coding sequence ATGTCTTTTCAAGCATATCTCGACAATATCCAGACAAAAACCGGAAAATCTCCGGAGGATTTTAGAAAGCTCGGTGAGCAAAAAGGTTTCCTGCAGAAGGGAGCACTGGCGCCGGGAGTGAAAGCTGGACAGATTGTTGCCTGGCTGAAGGAAGAGTACGCGTTGGGTCATGGCCATGCAATGGCCATCTACGCATTGTTTACAGGCAAGAAGGCATAA